A genomic stretch from Psychrilyobacter piezotolerans includes:
- a CDS encoding ABC transporter permease, giving the protein MIEFFIAKKHILERKRQSIIAILGVAIGVTVLTVSIGIANGLDKNMVNSILSISSHIVATKDGEAIDDYRELQTQIESVKGVKGVVPQISTQGILKYKGIFGSYISGVKINGLDFDDAKTAMNLDKKIVAGTMDIKKPTEFLIGKELFNQLGAKLGDKITVVSADNREMHLTITGVFQSGYYEYDTTMIIVPLRAVQILSYTGDTVTSLEVFLDDVYSANKLSGQIQIKTNMSTRTWGDLNRNLLAALSLEKTVMILVFSLIVIIAGFVVWVILNMLVKEKTRDIGIMRSMGFSSKNIMRIFMLEGLFLGSLGIIVGLVISGGVLWYVKDNTINQITNIYYLNKIPVEITSKEVLVIVGANIVIIFLSSIFPAYKAAKLQVVEALKYD; this is encoded by the coding sequence ATGATCGAATTTTTTATAGCCAAAAAACATATTTTAGAGAGAAAAAGACAGAGTATAATAGCTATATTAGGGGTGGCTATTGGTGTAACGGTACTTACAGTTTCCATAGGAATAGCCAATGGACTGGATAAAAATATGGTAAACAGCATCCTCTCTATAAGTTCTCATATAGTGGCCACAAAAGATGGTGAAGCTATAGATGATTATAGGGAATTACAGACACAGATAGAGTCGGTAAAAGGTGTAAAGGGTGTAGTGCCCCAGATATCCACCCAGGGGATCTTAAAGTATAAGGGGATTTTTGGTTCTTATATATCAGGAGTGAAGATAAATGGGCTGGACTTTGATGATGCCAAGACAGCCATGAACCTGGATAAAAAAATAGTTGCCGGGACAATGGATATAAAAAAACCTACAGAATTTCTCATAGGAAAGGAATTGTTTAATCAGCTGGGAGCAAAATTAGGGGATAAAATTACTGTGGTATCTGCTGACAACAGGGAGATGCATCTGACAATAACAGGAGTGTTCCAGTCGGGATACTATGAATATGACACCACTATGATAATAGTACCACTCCGTGCAGTACAGATTTTATCCTATACCGGTGATACGGTAACTAGTTTAGAGGTGTTCTTAGATGATGTATATAGTGCAAATAAACTTTCAGGACAGATTCAGATAAAAACCAATATGAGTACCAGGACCTGGGGAGACTTGAACAGGAATTTACTGGCGGCCCTGTCCCTTGAAAAAACAGTGATGATCCTGGTGTTTTCATTGATAGTCATCATTGCAGGATTTGTAGTATGGGTAATATTAAATATGCTGGTTAAGGAAAAAACGAGAGATATCGGGATAATGAGGTCTATGGGGTTCAGCAGTAAAAATATAATGAGAATATTTATGCTGGAAGGACTTTTCCTGGGGTCTTTAGGAATCATAGTTGGGCTCGTTATATCAGGGGGGGTCCTTTGGTATGTAAAGGACAACACGATAAATCAAATAACTAATATTTATTATTTAAATAAGATACCTGTGGAAATAACTTCTAAGGAAGTGTTGGTAATAGTAGGAGCAAATATAGTTATTATATTTTTATCCAGTATTTTCCCCGCTTACAAAGCTGCAAAATTACAGGTAGTGGAAGCGTTGAAGTACGATTAA
- the uvrA gene encoding excinuclease ABC subunit UvrA: MSNKIIIKGAREHNLKNLNLEIPKYKFVVITGVSGSGKSSLAFDTIYSEGQRRYVESLSAYARQFIGQMTKPDLDSIEGLSPAISIEQKTTNKNPRSIVGTMTEVYDYMRLLYAHIGTAYCPICNSPVKKQSVDEIVDTIMEKGRLGDKLLLLSPVIKDKKGTHKNLFINLIKKGFVRARVDGEILYLEDEIDLDKNKKHDIEVVIDRLIIKKETEFLTRLTDGIESSIGLSEGRVIANINGADHSYSENFTCPNHEDVEIPDINPRLFSFNAPYGACPECNGLGKKLEVDENKLIMDENKSINDGGIYIPGAASSKGYVWTIFSAMAKAFKIDLDKPFKQLTKKEKNTIFYGSSGKKFKVDYVGREFSYNGMKSFEGIVKNLERRYYETGSESMKDEIENKYMMRRTCNSCHGKRLRDEVLSITVNKMNIMDVSFLSIKECLVFFNELSLNPKEEIIAKDILKEIRERLNFMINVGLDYLSLARETRTLSGGESQRIRLATQIGSGLTGVLYVLDEPSIGLHQRDNDKLLKTLNRLKELGNTLIVVEHDEDTMMQSDYIFDLGPGAGRFGGEIVAKGTPKQIMKSKKSLTGKYLKGEISIEIPKKRRRSKECLELLGACGNNLKDVDVKIPLGIMTAITGVSGSGKSTLINQTLYPILFNSLNKGKLYPLDYRKIKGVDHLNKVIDINQSPIGRTPRSNAATYTKMFDDIRGIFAETREAKLRGYQKGRFSFNVKGGRCEACQGAGIIKIEMNFLPDVYVECEVCKGKRYNRETLEIEYKGKNISEILDLSVGDAYGLFNKIPSLERRLKVLIDVGLDYIKLGQPATTLSGGEAQRIKLATELSKMSRGHTIYILDEPTTGLHFEDIRKLLEVLNRLVDKGNTVIIIEHNLDVVKTTDYVIDIGPEGGDGGGEIIATGTPEEIIKSKTSYTGKYLKKILD, translated from the coding sequence GTGAGTAATAAGATTATTATTAAGGGAGCACGTGAGCATAACCTTAAAAATTTAAATTTAGAAATACCAAAATATAAATTCGTAGTTATTACCGGGGTAAGCGGCAGTGGGAAGTCATCCCTTGCCTTTGACACCATATATTCGGAGGGACAAAGGAGGTATGTGGAAAGTCTGTCAGCCTATGCCAGACAATTTATAGGACAGATGACAAAACCAGATTTAGACAGTATAGAAGGGTTGTCCCCGGCGATCTCTATCGAACAGAAAACAACCAACAAAAACCCAAGATCAATAGTGGGGACCATGACCGAGGTATACGACTATATGAGATTACTCTATGCTCATATAGGGACAGCATACTGTCCAATATGTAATTCTCCGGTAAAAAAACAAAGTGTAGATGAGATTGTGGACACCATTATGGAAAAAGGGAGGTTAGGAGACAAACTTCTCCTCCTGTCACCGGTTATAAAAGATAAGAAGGGTACCCATAAAAATCTATTTATCAACCTGATAAAAAAAGGGTTTGTAAGAGCCAGGGTAGACGGAGAGATTCTATACCTGGAAGATGAGATAGACCTGGATAAGAATAAAAAACATGATATAGAGGTTGTTATAGACAGATTGATAATAAAAAAAGAAACTGAGTTTTTAACCCGGCTGACAGATGGGATAGAGAGTTCCATAGGATTATCTGAAGGCAGAGTCATAGCAAATATAAATGGGGCAGATCATTCTTACAGTGAAAACTTTACCTGTCCCAATCATGAAGATGTAGAGATCCCTGATATTAATCCCAGGTTATTTTCATTCAATGCTCCCTATGGTGCCTGTCCAGAGTGCAACGGATTGGGGAAAAAACTGGAGGTAGATGAAAATAAGCTGATCATGGATGAAAATAAATCTATTAACGATGGGGGGATCTATATCCCGGGAGCTGCAAGTTCCAAAGGTTATGTGTGGACAATATTTTCTGCCATGGCCAAAGCCTTTAAGATAGATCTGGATAAACCCTTTAAACAGTTAACAAAAAAGGAAAAGAATACCATATTTTATGGAAGTTCTGGGAAAAAATTTAAAGTTGACTATGTTGGACGGGAATTCAGCTATAACGGGATGAAGAGTTTTGAAGGGATAGTCAAAAATCTAGAGAGAAGATACTATGAGACCGGCTCCGAATCTATGAAAGATGAGATAGAAAATAAATATATGATGCGTAGAACCTGCAACAGCTGTCATGGAAAGAGACTCAGAGATGAAGTTCTGTCTATTACAGTGAATAAGATGAATATCATGGATGTGAGTTTTTTAAGTATAAAGGAGTGTTTAGTATTTTTTAATGAACTCAGTCTGAATCCTAAGGAGGAGATTATTGCCAAGGATATACTGAAGGAGATAAGGGAACGTCTGAATTTTATGATAAATGTAGGTTTAGATTACCTAAGTCTTGCCCGGGAGACAAGAACACTGTCCGGGGGAGAATCCCAAAGGATCAGGCTGGCTACTCAGATTGGAAGCGGACTGACAGGGGTGCTCTATGTATTGGATGAACCCAGTATAGGTCTCCACCAGAGGGATAATGATAAATTACTGAAGACTCTCAACAGGCTGAAAGAGCTGGGAAATACCCTAATAGTTGTGGAGCATGATGAAGACACCATGATGCAGTCGGATTATATTTTTGATCTGGGGCCTGGGGCTGGAAGATTTGGCGGGGAGATAGTAGCCAAGGGGACTCCTAAACAGATTATGAAATCCAAAAAATCTCTCACCGGGAAATATCTAAAAGGGGAGATTAGTATAGAGATTCCGAAAAAAAGACGCAGATCCAAAGAATGTTTGGAGCTGCTGGGAGCCTGCGGGAATAACCTGAAAGATGTAGATGTGAAGATACCCCTGGGGATAATGACAGCCATCACAGGAGTCAGCGGGAGTGGTAAGTCCACCCTGATCAATCAAACCCTGTATCCTATACTGTTCAACAGTTTGAACAAAGGGAAGCTGTATCCCCTTGATTACAGAAAAATAAAGGGTGTGGACCACCTAAATAAGGTAATAGATATAAATCAAAGTCCCATCGGCCGGACTCCCAGATCAAATGCTGCTACCTATACCAAGATGTTTGATGATATTCGTGGAATATTTGCTGAAACTCGTGAAGCTAAACTCCGGGGATATCAAAAAGGGAGGTTTTCCTTCAATGTGAAAGGGGGCCGGTGTGAAGCCTGCCAGGGAGCCGGGATCATTAAGATTGAGATGAACTTCCTGCCCGATGTATATGTGGAATGTGAAGTATGTAAGGGAAAAAGGTATAACCGTGAAACCTTGGAAATAGAGTATAAGGGGAAAAATATATCCGAAATTTTGGATCTCAGTGTAGGAGATGCCTACGGACTCTTCAACAAGATCCCATCTCTGGAACGAAGATTGAAGGTGTTGATAGATGTAGGTTTAGACTATATAAAGTTAGGCCAGCCTGCAACTACCCTGTCCGGAGGGGAAGCCCAGAGGATAAAGCTGGCAACAGAACTGTCTAAGATGAGCAGGGGCCATACCATCTATATATTGGATGAACCTACTACAGGGCTTCATTTTGAGGATATAAGAAAGTTACTCGAAGTGCTCAACAGACTGGTGGATAAGGGAAATACCGTGATTATAATCGAACATAACCTGGATGTGGTAAAAACAACGGATTATGTGATAGACATTGGTCCTGAAGGAGGAGACGGCGGCGGAGAGATCATAGCTACTGGAACACCTGAGGAGATAATTAAATCCAAAACTTCCTATACAGGGAAATATTTGAAAAAAATATTGGATTAA
- the hpf gene encoding ribosome hibernation-promoting factor, HPF/YfiA family: MRMIISGRHLEVTPGIRAHAEKKIGKIKKYFDQIAEVYITLSAQHVKTGKVHTADVLVYVNGSKIKAKVEDIDLYAAIDEVVDVLEKQLTKHKEKLRDNNHATGLKKFDYNVETGSITREKTSRIIPTRIMAKPMEVGEAILQMETMGKKFYIFMNAETEELNVVYKRRDGDYSHVEAGWE, encoded by the coding sequence ATGAGAATGATTATAAGCGGGAGACATTTAGAAGTTACACCGGGAATAAGAGCACATGCTGAGAAAAAAATAGGGAAGATAAAAAAATATTTTGATCAAATAGCGGAGGTGTATATCACTCTTTCGGCACAACACGTAAAAACAGGTAAGGTTCATACAGCAGATGTATTAGTGTATGTAAATGGTTCTAAAATAAAAGCTAAAGTGGAAGATATAGATCTATATGCTGCCATCGACGAGGTAGTAGATGTGCTTGAAAAGCAATTAACTAAACATAAAGAAAAATTAAGAGATAATAACCATGCTACAGGTCTCAAGAAGTTTGACTATAATGTTGAAACTGGAAGTATAACAAGGGAAAAAACAAGCAGGATCATTCCTACTAGGATAATGGCCAAGCCGATGGAAGTAGGAGAGGCTATTTTACAGATGGAGACCATGGGAAAAAAATTCTATATATTTATGAATGCTGAAACAGAGGAATTAAATGTAGTATATAAGAGAAGAGACGGAGATTACAGCCACGTAGAAGCTGGATGGGAATAG
- the rpsO gene encoding 30S ribosomal protein S15 produces MRTKAEIIKDFGKSATDTGCTEVQVAILTERINHLTDHLRTNKKDHHSRLGLMKMVGKRRRLLDYMIKKDLDGYRTLISKLGIRK; encoded by the coding sequence ATGAGAACTAAAGCAGAAATCATTAAAGATTTCGGAAAATCAGCAACAGATACAGGGTGTACTGAGGTACAAGTAGCTATATTAACTGAGAGAATCAATCACTTAACTGATCACTTAAGAACTAACAAGAAGGATCACCATTCTAGATTAGGATTAATGAAAATGGTTGGTAAGAGAAGAAGATTATTAGACTACATGATCAAGAAAGATTTAGATGGTTACAGAACGTTAATCTCTAAATTAGGAATAAGAAAGTAA
- a CDS encoding phosphate butyryltransferase: MKNFQEILAKAQQQGEKKVISVAVAQDREVLLSVEEARKKGVVDGILVGDSAKIEKVADELNIDLSNYKVIDKKDDVEAARQAVIEVSSGRADMLMKGLVDTSVVLKAALDREIGLRGDGILSHVAVFEIENYDRLFFITDAAMNIAPDLEAKKKIIDNSVKVARALDIEIPKVACICAKEKMNPKMPDTVDAHELEEMSKRGEIENCIVGGPFALDNAVSIEAAKHKGIEHEVAGMADILLAPDIEGGNILYKSISYFARSKGAGLIVGAAAPIILTSRADSEETKLNSIILGAMTAGKL; encoded by the coding sequence ATGAAAAATTTTCAAGAAATACTGGCTAAAGCACAACAGCAGGGGGAAAAAAAAGTTATCTCTGTAGCTGTAGCTCAGGACAGGGAAGTACTGTTATCTGTGGAAGAAGCTAGAAAAAAAGGTGTAGTAGACGGAATATTAGTAGGAGATTCTGCCAAGATAGAAAAGGTAGCAGATGAGCTGAATATAGATCTGTCTAACTACAAAGTCATCGATAAAAAAGATGATGTAGAAGCTGCCAGACAGGCTGTAATAGAGGTGTCTAGCGGAAGAGCAGATATGCTGATGAAAGGATTGGTCGATACAAGTGTAGTTTTAAAAGCTGCATTAGACAGGGAAATCGGTCTTAGAGGAGACGGAATACTGTCTCATGTTGCTGTGTTTGAGATTGAAAACTATGACAGGTTGTTTTTTATTACAGATGCGGCTATGAATATAGCACCAGACCTGGAAGCTAAGAAAAAAATAATAGATAATTCTGTAAAGGTGGCTCGTGCTCTGGACATAGAGATTCCAAAGGTGGCTTGTATTTGTGCCAAGGAAAAAATGAATCCCAAGATGCCGGATACAGTGGATGCACATGAACTGGAAGAGATGAGTAAAAGGGGAGAAATAGAAAATTGTATAGTAGGAGGACCTTTTGCTTTGGATAATGCTGTATCAATAGAGGCAGCTAAACATAAGGGAATTGAACATGAAGTGGCCGGAATGGCAGATATCTTGTTGGCTCCGGATATCGAAGGTGGAAATATTCTATATAAATCTATATCTTATTTTGCAAGATCTAAGGGAGCAGGGTTAATAGTAGGAGCTGCAGCTCCGATTATCTTAACTTCCAGGGCAGACAGTGAAGAAACTAAGTTAAATTCAATAATATTAGGAGCAATGACAGCAGGAAAGTTATAA
- a CDS encoding ABC transporter ATP-binding protein, producing the protein MSDIILKIEKLNKHYKDKKRDIHILNDLDFEINKGEFVSVLGKSGSGKTTFLNMIGMLDRPDSGDVYYAGQNVSKAHSSKIDLLRNEMLGFIFQFHYLLPEFSALENVMLPGLIGKKKNREEVKKRAAELLVEMQLGDRLDHKPTELSGGEKQRVAIARAMINEPKIILADEPTGNLDEETSEVIHNLLRKICREKNQTIIVVTHSTELANITDKRYHLTKGKLELVTD; encoded by the coding sequence ATGTCTGATATAATATTAAAGATAGAGAAGTTAAATAAACACTATAAAGATAAAAAAAGAGATATCCATATATTAAATGATTTGGATTTTGAAATAAACAAGGGAGAATTTGTTTCGGTCCTGGGAAAATCCGGTTCGGGAAAAACTACATTTTTAAATATGATTGGGATGTTGGACAGGCCGGATTCAGGAGATGTCTACTATGCAGGCCAGAATGTGAGTAAGGCACATAGTTCAAAGATAGATCTCCTGAGAAATGAGATGTTGGGATTTATATTTCAATTTCATTACCTCCTGCCAGAATTTTCAGCTCTTGAAAATGTCATGCTTCCGGGCCTTATCGGGAAGAAAAAAAATCGTGAAGAGGTAAAGAAAAGAGCAGCAGAACTCCTTGTAGAGATGCAGTTAGGAGATCGGTTGGACCATAAACCAACCGAACTGTCTGGAGGAGAAAAACAAAGGGTAGCCATAGCTCGGGCAATGATAAATGAACCTAAGATAATATTAGCCGATGAGCCTACAGGAAATTTGGATGAAGAAACCAGTGAGGTGATCCACAATCTCTTGAGAAAAATATGCAGAGAGAAGAACCAGACGATAATAGTGGTGACCCATAGTACGGAACTGGCAAATATCACAGATAAAAGGTATCATCTGACTAAGGGGAAATTAGAATTGGTAACCGATTAG
- the cobU gene encoding bifunctional adenosylcobinamide kinase/adenosylcobinamide-phosphate guanylyltransferase: protein MGKIIYITGGARSGKSTLAENIALNNYKTRTYLATAIPYDDEMVDRIDKHLIQRGQNWETVEGYKDISKLLEGKMGSDVVLLDCLTNMVSNLLLDNHVDWDMVTPSEVNEMEAKIILEIDNLLACINSHRGDFIIVSNELGMGLVPPYPLGRYFRDISGRINQRIAEKSHEAYMVVSGLKVKLK, encoded by the coding sequence ATGGGAAAAATCATATATATAACAGGGGGAGCTAGAAGCGGGAAGAGTACACTGGCTGAAAATATAGCTCTGAATAATTATAAAACAAGAACATATCTTGCCACAGCAATTCCATATGATGATGAGATGGTAGACAGGATAGATAAACACCTGATTCAAAGGGGACAAAATTGGGAAACTGTAGAGGGATATAAAGATATATCTAAACTTTTAGAAGGTAAGATGGGAAGTGATGTGGTTCTCCTGGATTGTCTGACTAATATGGTAAGTAACCTTCTTTTGGATAATCATGTAGACTGGGATATGGTGACTCCTTCAGAGGTAAATGAGATGGAGGCTAAAATAATTTTAGAGATAGATAATCTCTTGGCTTGTATAAACTCACACAGAGGGGACTTTATAATTGTCAGCAATGAATTGGGGATGGGACTGGTGCCGCCATATCCACTGGGACGATATTTTAGAGATATTTCAGGCAGGATAAATCAGAGGATAGCTGAAAAAAGTCATGAAGCCTATATGGTGGTTTCAGGGCTCAAGGTTAAATTAAAATAG
- the buk gene encoding butyrate kinase: MSYKILAINPGSTSTKIAIYENEKEIFEKTLRHTNEELAPFKNISDQLEFRREVILDAVAESGIKIEELAAIVGRGGLLKPIAGGTYEVNEEMLADLKVGVLGEHASNLGGRIAHEIASTISKPSYIVDPVVVDELDEVARVSGIPELERKSIFHALNQKAVARRAAKEMGKSYDELNLIVVHLGGGISVGAHSNGRVIDVNNALDGDGPFSPERSGQLPIGDLLKMATSGKYDLDFIKKRIKGNGGVVAYLDTNDMKEVTDNAENGDKKSALIVEAMGYQVAKEVGAMAAVLSGKVDAIILTGGIAYSKKIVGDITDRISFIGEVKVYPGEDEMLALAEGGLRVLTGEEAPKKY; this comes from the coding sequence ATGAGTTATAAAATATTAGCAATCAATCCAGGGTCTACATCTACAAAGATAGCTATCTATGAAAATGAAAAGGAGATCTTTGAAAAAACTCTGAGACATACAAACGAGGAGTTAGCACCATTTAAAAATATCTCAGATCAATTGGAATTTAGAAGGGAAGTTATCTTAGATGCAGTAGCTGAATCAGGAATAAAGATCGAGGAATTAGCGGCTATCGTAGGTAGGGGCGGGTTGTTAAAACCAATTGCCGGCGGAACTTATGAAGTAAATGAAGAAATGCTGGCAGATTTAAAGGTAGGAGTATTGGGAGAACATGCATCGAACTTAGGTGGAAGGATAGCTCATGAGATAGCTTCTACTATCTCAAAACCTTCATACATAGTAGATCCTGTAGTGGTAGACGAGTTAGATGAGGTAGCTAGAGTATCTGGTATTCCTGAATTAGAGAGAAAGAGTATCTTCCATGCATTGAACCAAAAAGCCGTGGCTAGAAGAGCCGCTAAAGAGATGGGAAAATCTTATGATGAGCTAAACTTAATTGTTGTACATCTTGGAGGGGGAATCAGTGTAGGAGCTCATTCAAATGGCAGAGTTATAGATGTAAACAATGCACTGGATGGAGATGGACCATTTTCACCTGAAAGATCCGGGCAGCTTCCTATTGGAGATCTGTTAAAGATGGCTACAAGCGGAAAATATGATCTGGACTTCATCAAAAAAAGAATCAAAGGAAATGGCGGAGTAGTAGCATATTTAGATACCAATGATATGAAAGAAGTTACTGATAATGCTGAAAATGGAGATAAAAAATCAGCTCTTATTGTAGAAGCTATGGGATACCAGGTAGCCAAAGAGGTAGGAGCCATGGCAGCTGTACTTTCTGGAAAGGTAGATGCAATAATCTTAACTGGAGGAATCGCTTATTCTAAGAAAATAGTAGGAGATATCACAGATAGAATTTCATTTATAGGAGAAGTAAAGGTATATCCTGGAGAAGATGAGATGCTGGCTTTAGCTGAAGGTGGATTAAGAGTATTGACAGGGGAAGAAGCTCCTAAAAAATACTAA
- a CDS encoding cobyric acid synthase: MKEHKNLMVQGTASSVGKSLITTALCRLIYKKGYSVCPFKSQNMALNSYITENGLEMGRAQVVQAEACGIKPEVYMNPILLKPTSNRKSQVILNGRVVENMGAVKYSEYKEGLKKEILKNYDYIKSNYDISIIEGAGSPVEINLTKGDIVNMGMAHMADSPVILVADIDRGGVFASVVGTMTLFTPEERARVKGIVINKFRGDVKILEPGLRQLEEIIGVPVLGVVPHTKLDIEDEDGVTDKFKRKTTDKDIKVSVIKLKHMSNFTDLDAFNLYEDVSIKYVDRVEDLGNEDMIIIPGSKSTIADLKELKEIGIAEKIVKLSKSGTIIFGICGGYQMLGGKIEDPEKLEGDVSEISGLGLLDLTTTMERSKNTLQYHGEILTDDGLFEGLYGKPIKGYEIHQGVTNGKEKGIFLDGEKYINGVIKNNIIGCYIHGIFDNTEFTRGFLNNIRMQKGLDGIDATISFEEFKEKEYDKLAKVVEESVDMEKLYEIIGISH; the protein is encoded by the coding sequence ATGAAAGAACACAAAAATCTAATGGTTCAGGGAACAGCATCATCAGTGGGGAAGAGTTTGATAACTACTGCATTATGTAGGTTGATATATAAGAAGGGGTACAGTGTTTGTCCGTTTAAATCACAAAATATGGCACTTAATTCATATATAACTGAAAATGGGCTGGAAATGGGAAGAGCCCAAGTAGTACAGGCAGAGGCCTGTGGGATAAAACCAGAGGTATACATGAATCCAATATTATTAAAACCTACCAGCAACAGAAAATCCCAGGTGATTTTAAATGGAAGAGTTGTAGAAAATATGGGAGCCGTGAAATATTCAGAGTACAAAGAGGGATTGAAAAAAGAAATCTTAAAAAACTATGATTATATAAAATCAAACTATGATATATCCATAATTGAGGGGGCAGGGAGCCCGGTAGAGATCAACCTTACAAAGGGAGATATCGTAAATATGGGAATGGCTCATATGGCAGATTCACCTGTAATCCTGGTAGCAGACATAGACAGGGGAGGAGTATTTGCCAGTGTAGTAGGGACTATGACACTTTTTACCCCTGAAGAAAGAGCCAGAGTAAAGGGGATAGTTATAAATAAATTCAGGGGTGATGTGAAGATATTGGAACCTGGACTCAGACAGTTAGAAGAAATTATCGGGGTTCCCGTTTTAGGAGTAGTGCCACATACAAAATTAGATATAGAGGATGAAGACGGGGTAACGGATAAATTTAAAAGGAAAACAACAGATAAAGATATAAAAGTATCGGTAATAAAATTAAAACATATGTCTAATTTTACAGATTTAGACGCATTTAACCTGTATGAAGATGTATCTATAAAGTATGTTGACAGGGTAGAAGACTTAGGAAATGAAGATATGATAATTATTCCCGGGTCTAAGAGTACAATAGCTGATTTAAAAGAACTGAAAGAAATAGGGATAGCGGAGAAGATAGTAAAACTATCCAAGAGCGGAACTATAATATTCGGGATCTGTGGCGGGTATCAAATGCTGGGTGGCAAGATAGAGGACCCGGAGAAATTAGAAGGGGATGTAAGTGAAATATCTGGACTGGGATTACTAGACCTTACTACTACCATGGAAAGATCAAAGAACACCCTCCAATATCATGGCGAAATATTAACAGATGACGGATTATTTGAGGGGCTTTATGGGAAACCTATAAAGGGATATGAAATCCATCAAGGGGTAACCAATGGTAAGGAAAAGGGCATATTTTTAGATGGAGAAAAATATATAAATGGAGTTATTAAAAATAATATAATTGGGTGCTATATCCATGGAATTTTTGATAATACAGAATTTACCCGTGGTTTCTTAAATAATATAAGGATGCAAAAAGGCTTGGACGGAATAGATGCTACAATTAGTTTTGAGGAATTTAAAGAAAAGGAATATGATAAATTAGCTAAAGTCGTAGAAGAATCGGTGGATATGGAGAAATTATATGAGATAATAGGGATCTCCCATTAA
- the cobS gene encoding adenosylcobinamide-GDP ribazoletransferase gives MKGFLLLLQFMTRIPTPKMEYEPKQLGKAMKFFPIVGMIIGVILYYSFIVLNQYFDSPEVIAILIILIDIVLTGGLHLDGLADTFDGIFSYRSKKRMLEIMKDSRIGSNGALSLIIYFALKGTLLKEVISIDESPYFLLVMPVIARFNSTLNCGVGKYARPSGMGKSIVEETNMIGVLISFVITAAFSYYFVGMRGIYALIVVSILGIYFAKLMERKIGGITGDTLGAVVEMSTIIVLIVGAING, from the coding sequence ATGAAGGGATTTTTACTTCTTTTACAGTTTATGACAAGGATACCTACTCCAAAAATGGAGTATGAACCAAAACAACTAGGAAAGGCTATGAAATTTTTTCCAATAGTTGGAATGATAATAGGGGTGATTTTATACTATTCGTTTATAGTTTTAAATCAATATTTTGACAGCCCAGAGGTAATAGCAATATTGATAATATTAATAGATATAGTACTTACAGGCGGGCTGCATTTAGATGGTTTAGCGGATACATTTGACGGGATATTTAGTTATAGAAGTAAAAAACGTATGCTGGAGATAATGAAAGACTCCAGGATTGGAAGTAATGGAGCACTATCACTGATAATTTATTTTGCTTTGAAGGGAACGCTTTTAAAAGAGGTTATATCTATAGATGAATCACCCTATTTTTTACTTGTAATGCCTGTGATAGCAAGGTTTAATAGTACTTTAAACTGCGGGGTAGGAAAATATGCCAGACCCAGCGGGATGGGGAAATCTATAGTAGAGGAAACGAATATGATAGGTGTACTGATCTCATTTGTTATAACGGCAGCTTTTTCATATTACTTTGTAGGGATGAGAGGGATATACGCCCTTATAGTAGTAAGTATCCTAGGAATATATTTTGCTAAATTGATGGAAAGAAAGATCGGCGGGATAACAGGGGATACCCTTGGTGCTGTAGTTGAGATGTCTACAATAATTGTACTCATAGTGGGAGCCATAAATGGGTAA